From the Pseudomonas monsensis genome, the window TACGGCGGCATGCTGCCGAAGATCCGTTGCGCGCTGGAAGCGGTTCAGGGCGGTGTCGGCAGCTCGCTGATCATCGACGGTCGCGTACCGAACGCGATCCTGCTGGAAATCTTCACCGACACTGGTGTGGGCACGCTGATCAGCAATCGCAAGCGTCCGTAAGCCGGCGTACAAACAAAAAGACCCCGCTCAGCCTGGCTGAGCGGGGTCTTTTTTATCATCGCAAACTTTGTGGGAGCGAGCTTGCTCGCGAAGACGGCGGCACATTCAACATTGATGCAAGCTGAATCACCGCATTCGCGAGCAAGCTCGCTCCCACAGGTTTTGCACCAGTCGGTCAGACGCCGAACTGGGCGCGATAGGCTTCCACGGCTGGCAGATGCTGCTTGAGCTGCGGATCGTCAGCGAGGAACTCCAGCACCTGATTCAGCGAAACAATGCTGATCACCGGGATACCGAAATCGCGCTCGACCTCCTGAATGGCCGACAACTCACCGTTGCCACGCTCCTGACGATTGAGGGCGATCAGCACGCCGGCGGCCTTGGCGCCGTCCTGGGAGGCGATGATCTGCATCACTTCGCGGATCGCGGTGCCGGCAGTGATTACGTCGTCGATGATCAGCACATTGCCGGTCAGCGGCGCGCCGACCAGGCTGCCACCTTCGCCGTGGGCCTTGGCTTCCTTGCGGTTGAAGCACCAAGGCAGATCACGGTTGTGGTGCTCGGCCAGCGCGACAGCGGTGGTGGCCGCCAGCGGAATGCCTTTATAGGCCGGGCCGAACAGTACATCGAAAGAAATGCCGCTTTCGGCAATGGCTGCCGCGTAGAAACGCCCCAGCTGCGCCAGGGCCGAACCCGAGTTGAACAGGCCGGCGTTGAAGAAGTAAGGACTGGTGCGCCCGGACTTCAGGGTGAACTCACCGAAGCGCAAAACGCCGCGATCGATGGCAAAACGAATGAAATCGCGCTGATACGCTTGCATGAAAAAAACCCCAAATACCACGGATTTAGCTAATTAGCTTGACGCCGTGTATCATACACGCACGCGATTTTTGGGGCCATTTATGCGGATCATCAGTGTGAACGTCAATGGTATTCAGGCTGCAGTCGAGCGTGGTTTGCTCAGTTGGCTGCAAGCACAGAATGCCGACGTCATCTGCCTGCAGGACACCCGTGCCTCCGCCTTTGAACTGGATGACCCAGCCTTCCAACTGGATGGCTACTTCCTTTATGCCTGCGATGCTGAAGTCCCTGCCCAAGGTGGCGTGGCTTTGTATTCGCGGTTGCAACCGAAGGCTGTCATCAGCGGTCTCGGTTTCGAGACGGCCGACCGCTACGGGCGCTACCTGCAAGCAGATTTCGACAAAGTCAGTATTGCCACCTTGCTGCTTCCTTCGGGGATGAACGGCGATGAGGACTTGAACCAGAAGTTCAAGCTCATGGACGACTTCGGCAAATACCTGGACAAACAGCGGCGCAAACGTCGCGAGTACATTTATTGTGGCTCGCTGTATGTTGCGCAGCAGAAGCTCGACATCAAGAACTGGCGCGACAGCCAGCAATCCCCGGGCTTCCTGGCGCCGGAACGGGCCTGGATGGACGAGATTGTCGGCAACATGGGTTATGTCGATGCCCTGCGCGAAGTCAGCCGCGAAGGCGACCAGTACAGCTGGTGGCCGGACAACGAACAGGCCGAGATGCTCAATCTGGGCTGGCGTTTCGACTACCAGATCCTGACTCCGGGCCTGCGCCGCTTTGTACGCAGTGCACGCCTGCCGCGTCAGCCCCGGTTCTCGCAGCACGCGCCGCTGATCGTCGACTACGACTGGACGCTGACCATCTAAGCGTCGATTCGTGGATGCAAAAAAGCCGACATCGCTGTCGGCTTTTTTGTGCGCGCTGGTTTTTGCTTTCTGTAAGAGTGAGCCTGCTCGCGATGGCGTGGTGTCAGCCAACACTCATGCTGAATGATCCACCGCCTTCGCGAGCAAGCCCGCTCCCACAGGAAAAACCGCAATTGGTTATTACTTGATCAATCGCCAAGTGAACGGGTAGCGATACGGGAACCCGTCATTGGCCTTCACCCCGGCAATGATCGTCAGCACCAGTGCGCCAATGGCCAACAGGCCCAGCAGGAAGAAGCCGATGATCAACACCATCAGCAGCAGACAGATCGCTGCAGCAATCGCCACGGTGATCTGAAAGTTCAGCGCTTCCTTGCCCTGGGCATCGATGAACGGATCGGTTTCGCGCTTCATCTGCCACAGGATCAACGGCCCGATCAGGTTACCGAACGGAATCCAGATGCCCAGCAAGGCGGACAAGTGACAAAACATCGCCCATTGACGAACCTCCTGGCTCGGTTTGGGCAGCAACTCTTGCTCATCACTCATCGCGTCCTCCTTGCGGGTTACGAACCTGCTCAGTCGGCCAATGCCGCCTGTTGCAGTTCGAAGATTTCGTTCATGCCTTTCTTGGCCAGTTCCAGCATGGCGTTCAGGTCTTCAGGCTGGAACGGTGCACCTTCGGCAGTGCCCTGCACCTCGATGAAGCCACCGGTGCTGGTCATCACGACGTTGAGGTCGGTCTCGGCAGCGGAATCTTCAAGATAGTCCAGGTCCAGCACTGGCTCGCCCTGATACATGCCGACCGACACTGCGCCGATCATTTGCTTGAGCGGGTCGCCGCCCTTCAGGCCGCCACGCTTCTTGATCACTTTCAGTGCATCGACCAGCGCAACCATGGCACCCGTGATGGAAGCGGTGCGGGTGCCGCCGTCAGCCTGAATCACGTCGCAATCGACGTACAGGGTCACGTCGCCCAGCTTGGACATGTCCAGTGCAGCGCGCAGGGAACGACCGATCAGACGCTGGATTTCCAGAGTACGACCGCCCTGCTTGCCACGGCTCGCTTCGCGCTGGTTACGCTCGCCGGTCGCACGCGGCAGCATGCCGTATTCGGCAGTCAGCCAGCCCTGGCCCTGGCCCTTGAGGAAACGCGGCACGCCGTTTTCGACGCTGACGGTGCAGATGACCTTGGTATCACCGAATTCGACCAGTACGGATCCCTCGGCGTGTTTGGTGTAGTTGCGGGTAATGCGGATCGAGCGGAGCTGATCGGCAGCGCGACCACTTGGACGTTTCATAGGGAATACCTGTACTGGGGACGGAAAACTGCCGAGCATTATAGAGCGCTGCACCGCACCTGAGCACTCGTTAAAAATTCCGGGTGACGACCGAAGGCGCTAGAACACGCATAACCGACGGCCTGCAGCCCTTTGTCACACCGTGTGTTTGGGCGCATTCGCCGCACTGCGCTACAATCCTGCGCCTTTGCTGCCAGTCGGCTTTAATTCATTCATATCGAGCCTGCGGAACTGACGTTTCGCGCCGATCTGCATTGCGAGGTCACCGCCATGGTGCACAGCATGACCGCCTTCGCCCGCGTCGAGAAAGCCGGCGTCCAGGGCACCCTGAGCTGGGAGCTGCGCTCGGTCAACAGCCGCTATCTGGAACCACACCTGCGCCTGCCGGAGTCGTTTCGCGACCTCGAAGGCGCTGTGCGTGAAGCGCTGCGTCAGAGCCTGTCGCGGGGCAAACTGGAATGCACCCTGCGCTTCACCGAAGAAAGCACCGGCAAGCCGCTGCAGGTCGACCGCGAGCGCGCTGCGCAACTGGTCGCCGCCGCCGAGACAGTTGCCGGCCTGATCAAGAACCCTGCCGCATTGAATCCACTGGAAGTGTTGGCCTGGCCGGGCGTTCTGGTAGCTGACGCCACCGATCCGCAGGCGTTGAATGCCGAGGCGCTGGGCCTGTTCAATCAAGGTCTGAAAGAACTGAAAGCCGGCCGCGAGCGCGAAGGCGCGGAGCTGGCGCGACTGATCAATGAGCGCCTGACGTCCATTGAAGAAGACGTCGTGACCCTGCGTGAACTGGTACCGCAGATGCTCGCCACCCAGCGCCAGAAAGTCCTCGACCGCTTCGCCGACATGAAGGCCGAACTGGATCCACAGCGTCTGGAACAGGAAATGGTCATCCTCGCGCAAAAGAGCGACGTAGCCGAAGAACTGGATCGCCTGAGCACCCACATCATCGAAGTGCGCCGGGTGCTCAAATCCGGCGGCGCGGCCGGACGCCGCCTGGACTTCCTGATGCAGGAACTCAACCGCGAAGCCAACACACTGGGCTCCAAGGCCTTCGACCCGCGCAGCACCCAAGCCGCCGTCAACCTCAAGGTGTTGATCGAGCAGATGCGCGAACAAGTGCAGAATATTGAGTAAGGCTACCCCGACATGACCCACAACACCGGCACCCTGTACATCATTTCCGCGCCATCGGGCGCGGGCAAGAGCAGTCTGGTCAAGGCTTTGACCGACGCCAACCCGGAGATTCGCGTGTCGATCTCCCACACCACCCGCGCCATGCGCCCGGGTGAAGTGGACGGCGTGAACTATCACTTCGTGACCCGCGAAGAGTTCGTGAAGATGGGCGAACACGGCGACTTCCTTGAGCGCGCCGAAGTCTTCGGCAACTTCTACGGCACCTCGCAAAGCCGCCTGCAGCAGACACTGGACGAAGGTCACGACCTGATCCTGGAAATCGACTGGCAAGGCGCCGAGCAAGTGCGCAAGCTGATGCCGCAGGCACGCTCGATCTTCATTCTGCCGCCATCGCTGCAGGCCCTGCACCAGCGCCTGACCAATCGTGGCCAGGACAGCGACGAGATCATCGACGGCCGGATGCGTGAAGCCGTCAGCGAGATGAGCCATTACGTCGAGTACGACTACCTGATCATCAACGACGATTTCGCCCACGCGCTGGACGACCTGAAAGCGATTTTCCGCGCCAATCAGTTGCAACAGAAGCGCCAACAGGTGCGTTTCGGCAAGTTACTGGCCGAACTGCTGGGCTGAAACAGCACTTCCCAAAACTGCTGCAAGGGCTTTACATTGGTGCTTGCAGCGCGTTGAAGGGTCTGGTCAAAAAATCAGCGCTTCCCTAATCGCTGGTGATTTTTTAAACTGCTCAGTCCGCTCGCCCACCCGGGCAGCGCGCATATTGCATTCGCTCCGAGGAATACCATGGCCCGCGTAACCGTTGAAGACTGCCTGAACCACGTGGAAAACCGTTTTGAACTGGTCATGCTGTCCACCAAGCGTGCCCGTCAACTGGCCACCGGCGGCAAAGAGCCACTGGTCCAGTGGGAAAACGACAAGCCGACCGTTGTCGCCCTGCGTGAAATCGCTGAAGGCCTGATGAGCTACGAGTTCATCGCCGAGCAGGAAATTGTCCATGAAGACCCGGTCTTCGCCGCGTTCGAGGACGAGTCCAACGAGGCCGTCTAAGCCTATGCCTGGTCGACGTAGCACGGCGCGGGAAAACAGCCTACGGCAGGAGTCATCATGCCGAGCATAGACGCCCTCGCCGATCGCTTATCGACCTACCTCGGCAATGACCAGGTCAACCTGGTCCGCCGAGCGTATTTCTACGCCGAACAAGCCCATGACGGTCAGCGCCGTCGCAGCGGCGAGGCGTACGTCACGCATCCTCTTGCGGTGGCGAATATCCTTGCCGACATGCACATGGACCATCAGAGCCTGATGGCCGCGATGCTGCATGACGTGATCGAAGACACCGGTATCGCCAAGGAAGCGCTGCAAGCGCAGTTCGGTGAAACCGTGGCCGAACTGGTCGACGGGGTCAGCAAACTGACCCAGATGAACTTCGAGACCAAGGCCGAGGCCCAGGCCGAAAACTTCCAGAAAATGGCCATGGCCATGGCGCGCGACATTCGCGTGATCCTGGTCAAACTCGCCGACCGCCTGCACAACATGCGTACGCTGGAAGTGCTTTCCGGCGAAAAGCGCCGGCGCATCGCCAAGGAAACCCTCGAGATCTACGCGCCCATTGCCAACCGGCTGGGCATGCACGCCATTCGTATCGAATTCGAAGACCTCGGCTTCAAGGCCATGCACCCAATGCGTTCCGCGCGGATCTACCAGGCGGTCAAGCGCGCCCGGGGCAACCGCAAGGAAATCGTCAACAAGATCGAAGAATCCCTCGGCCACTGCCTCGCTATCGACGGCATCCAGGGCGAAGTCAGCGGTCGTCAGAAACACCTCTACGGCATCTACAAGAAAATGCGCGGCAAGCGTCGGGCCTTCAACGAGATCATGGACGTCTATGCGTTCCGGATCATCGTCGACAAGGTCGATACCTGCTACCGCGTACTAGGCGCTGTACATAATTTGTACAAACCGTTGCCGGGACGCTTCAAGGATTACATCGCGATCCCCAAAGCCAACGGCTATCAGTCGCTGCACACCACGCTGTTCGGCATGCACGGCGTGCCGATCGAGATCCAGATCCGCACCCGCGAAATGGAAGAGATGGCCAACAACGGCATCGCTGCCCATTGGCTGTACAAGTCCAGTGGTGACGAGCAGCCCAAAGGCACCCATGCCCGCGCCCGTCAGTGGGTCAAAGGCGTGCTGGAGATGCAGCAACGTGCCGGCAACTCGCTGGAATTCATCGAAAGCGTGAAGATCGACCTGTTCCCGGACGAGGTCTACGTGTTCACGCCAAAAGGCCGGATCATGGAGCTACCGAAAGGCTCCACGGCGGTCGACTTTGCCTACGCGGTGCATACCGACGTCGGCAACAGTTGCATCGCCTGCCGGATCAACCGTCGTCTCGCGCCGCTGTCCGAACCGCTGCAAAGCGGCTCCACGGTCGAGATCGTCAGCGCACCGGGCGCACGGCCGAATCCGGCGTGGCTCAACTTCGTGGTCACCGGC encodes:
- the pyrE gene encoding orotate phosphoribosyltransferase; translation: MQAYQRDFIRFAIDRGVLRFGEFTLKSGRTSPYFFNAGLFNSGSALAQLGRFYAAAIAESGISFDVLFGPAYKGIPLAATTAVALAEHHNRDLPWCFNRKEAKAHGEGGSLVGAPLTGNVLIIDDVITAGTAIREVMQIIASQDGAKAAGVLIALNRQERGNGELSAIQEVERDFGIPVISIVSLNQVLEFLADDPQLKQHLPAVEAYRAQFGV
- a CDS encoding exodeoxyribonuclease III; translated protein: MRIISVNVNGIQAAVERGLLSWLQAQNADVICLQDTRASAFELDDPAFQLDGYFLYACDAEVPAQGGVALYSRLQPKAVISGLGFETADRYGRYLQADFDKVSIATLLLPSGMNGDEDLNQKFKLMDDFGKYLDKQRRKRREYIYCGSLYVAQQKLDIKNWRDSQQSPGFLAPERAWMDEIVGNMGYVDALREVSREGDQYSWWPDNEQAEMLNLGWRFDYQILTPGLRRFVRSARLPRQPRFSQHAPLIVDYDWTLTI
- a CDS encoding DUF4870 domain-containing protein, which codes for MSDEQELLPKPSQEVRQWAMFCHLSALLGIWIPFGNLIGPLILWQMKRETDPFIDAQGKEALNFQITVAIAAAICLLLMVLIIGFFLLGLLAIGALVLTIIAGVKANDGFPYRYPFTWRLIK
- the rph gene encoding ribonuclease PH; the encoded protein is MKRPSGRAADQLRSIRITRNYTKHAEGSVLVEFGDTKVICTVSVENGVPRFLKGQGQGWLTAEYGMLPRATGERNQREASRGKQGGRTLEIQRLIGRSLRAALDMSKLGDVTLYVDCDVIQADGGTRTASITGAMVALVDALKVIKKRGGLKGGDPLKQMIGAVSVGMYQGEPVLDLDYLEDSAAETDLNVVMTSTGGFIEVQGTAEGAPFQPEDLNAMLELAKKGMNEIFELQQAALAD
- a CDS encoding YicC/YloC family endoribonuclease, yielding MVHSMTAFARVEKAGVQGTLSWELRSVNSRYLEPHLRLPESFRDLEGAVREALRQSLSRGKLECTLRFTEESTGKPLQVDRERAAQLVAAAETVAGLIKNPAALNPLEVLAWPGVLVADATDPQALNAEALGLFNQGLKELKAGREREGAELARLINERLTSIEEDVVTLRELVPQMLATQRQKVLDRFADMKAELDPQRLEQEMVILAQKSDVAEELDRLSTHIIEVRRVLKSGGAAGRRLDFLMQELNREANTLGSKAFDPRSTQAAVNLKVLIEQMREQVQNIE
- the gmk gene encoding guanylate kinase; translated protein: MTHNTGTLYIISAPSGAGKSSLVKALTDANPEIRVSISHTTRAMRPGEVDGVNYHFVTREEFVKMGEHGDFLERAEVFGNFYGTSQSRLQQTLDEGHDLILEIDWQGAEQVRKLMPQARSIFILPPSLQALHQRLTNRGQDSDEIIDGRMREAVSEMSHYVEYDYLIINDDFAHALDDLKAIFRANQLQQKRQQVRFGKLLAELLG
- the rpoZ gene encoding DNA-directed RNA polymerase subunit omega, whose protein sequence is MARVTVEDCLNHVENRFELVMLSTKRARQLATGGKEPLVQWENDKPTVVALREIAEGLMSYEFIAEQEIVHEDPVFAAFEDESNEAV
- the spoT gene encoding bifunctional GTP diphosphokinase/guanosine-3',5'-bis pyrophosphate 3'-pyrophosphohydrolase, which produces MPSIDALADRLSTYLGNDQVNLVRRAYFYAEQAHDGQRRRSGEAYVTHPLAVANILADMHMDHQSLMAAMLHDVIEDTGIAKEALQAQFGETVAELVDGVSKLTQMNFETKAEAQAENFQKMAMAMARDIRVILVKLADRLHNMRTLEVLSGEKRRRIAKETLEIYAPIANRLGMHAIRIEFEDLGFKAMHPMRSARIYQAVKRARGNRKEIVNKIEESLGHCLAIDGIQGEVSGRQKHLYGIYKKMRGKRRAFNEIMDVYAFRIIVDKVDTCYRVLGAVHNLYKPLPGRFKDYIAIPKANGYQSLHTTLFGMHGVPIEIQIRTREMEEMANNGIAAHWLYKSSGDEQPKGTHARARQWVKGVLEMQQRAGNSLEFIESVKIDLFPDEVYVFTPKGRIMELPKGSTAVDFAYAVHTDVGNSCIACRINRRLAPLSEPLQSGSTVEIVSAPGARPNPAWLNFVVTGKARTHIRHALKLQRRSESISLGERLLNKVLNGFDSSLEKIHAERVKAMLAEYRLELIEDLLEDIGLGNRMAYVVARRLLGEGEQLPSPEGPLAIRGTEGLVLSYAKCCTPIPGDPIVGHLSAGKGMVVHLDNCRNISEIRHNPEKCIQLSWAKDVTGEFNVELRVELEHQRGLIALLASSVNAADGNIEKISMDERDGRISVVQLVVSVHDRVHLARVIKKLRALTGVIRITRMRA